One window of the Oncorhynchus tshawytscha isolate Ot180627B unplaced genomic scaffold, Otsh_v2.0 Un_contig_5624_pilon_pilon, whole genome shotgun sequence genome contains the following:
- the LOC112239021 gene encoding zinc finger protein OZF gives MASVKLEDCNQTLELNVNIKDEEEKIGKSVSHGHVETSSTSREQKQEDHRAKRFHHCPHCEEIFPYLSKLKIHLKTHTGENLYSCTDCGKRFTTSHSLTVHQRVHTGEKPYSCSACGGRFSRRSHLKRHQHIHTGEKPYPCSDCGKCFATSSDLTVHQRTHTGEKPFSCSDCGGRFSQLSSLKKHQHIHTGEKPYFCSDCGKSFSLLDTLKAHARIHTGEKPYSCSDCGKRFSQRSNLKIHQRLHTGEKPYSCSDCEKSFSQLDKLNSHQRIHTGEKPYFCSDCGTCFSQIDTLKCHQRIHTGEKPYSCSDCGQSFSQHSSLKKHQRIHTGEKPYSCSECGTSFSLQDSLKSHQRIHTGEKPYFCSDCGKNFSRHSSLKKHQRIHTGEKPYPCSECGKSFTTSSALTVHQRVHTGEKPYSCSDCGGSYSRLGNLETHHRTHTGEKPYSCSDCGKCFTTSSALTVHQKTHTGEKHTNGYTQAESFAD, from the exons gAAGATTGGGAAATCTGTTTCTCATG GTCACGTTGAGACATCCTCTACATCCAGAGAGCAGAAGCAGGAAGATCACAGAGCTAAGAGGTTTCACCACTGCCCACATTGTGAGGAGATTTTCCCATATCTATCAAAGCTAAAAATACacctaaaaacacacacaggagaaaatcTATATTCCTGTACTGACTGTGGGAAAAGATTCACAACATCACATTCTCTgacagttcatcagagagtgCACACAGgtgagaagccttactcctgctctgcctGTGGGGGGAGATTCTCTCGACGGAGCCACTTAAAGAGACACCAAcatatacacacaggagagaagccttacccttgctctgactgtggaaaatgCTTCGCAACATCATCTGACCTAACAgttcaccagagaacacacacaggagagaagcctttttcctgctctgactgtgggggGAGATTCTCTCAACTGAGCAGTTTAAAAAAACACCAAcatatacacacaggagagaagccttacttctgctctgactgtgggaagagtttctcgCTATTGGATACCTTAAAAGCACATGCACGTATAcatacaggagaaaagccttactcttgctctgactgtgggaagaggttCTCTCAACGGAGCAACTTAAAAATACACCAACGTTTAcatacaggagaaaagccttattCCTGCTCGGACTGTGAAAAGAGTTTCTCCCAATTGGATAAGTTAAATAGTCACCAGCGAATacatacaggggagaagccttacttctgctctgactgtgggactTGTTTCAGCCAAATTGATACGTTAAAATGTCACCAGCgaatacatacaggagagaagccttactcttGCTCTGACTGTGGGCAGAGTTTCTCTCAACACAGCAGCTTAAAGAAACACCaacgtatacacacaggagagaagccttactcctgctctgaatGTGGGACGAGTTTCTCTCTACAGGACAGCTTGAAATCACACCaacgtatacacacaggagagaagccttacttctgctctgactgtggaaagaatTTCTCTCGACACAGCAGCTTAAAGAAACACCAgcgtatacacacaggagagaagccttacccctGCTctgaatgtgggaagagttttacaacATCAAGTGCTCTgacagttcatcagagagtgcacacaggagagaaaccttactcctgctctgactgtgggggAAGTTACTCTCGACTGGGAAACTTAGAAACACACCATCGTacacatacaggagagaagccttactcttGTTCTGACTGTGGTAAATGCTTCACAACATCAAGTGCTCTGACTGTTcatcagaaaacacacacaggagagaagcacACCAACGGATACACACAAGCCGAGAGTTTTGCAGATTAA